From a single Marinobacter sp. ANT_B65 genomic region:
- a CDS encoding hydroxymethylglutaryl-CoA lyase translates to MAFPEQVRLVEMSPRDGLQNEAGPVIATNIKTGLIDRLADCGLTHIESASFVSPKWVPQMGDAAEVMAGIHRKPGVRYSVLTPNLRGFESALAAGVDEVAVFGAASESFSQKNINCSIAESLERFLPVMKAAKKHNIPVRGYVSTVLGCPYEGDIAPEQVAKVAKALADMGCYEISLGDTIGTGTPLKARRMVEAVASHVPIERLAAHFHDTYGQALANLYAVLEEGIAVIDASVAGLGGCPYANGASGNVATEDVLYMLNGLDIRTGVDLNKLVTTGRWITGQLNRQNGSKVGQALQF, encoded by the coding sequence ATGGCCTTTCCAGAACAGGTGCGGCTGGTTGAGATGAGCCCACGGGACGGACTGCAGAATGAAGCCGGCCCGGTGATTGCAACCAACATCAAAACCGGCTTGATTGACCGGCTGGCAGATTGCGGACTTACCCACATCGAATCTGCCAGCTTTGTGTCGCCCAAGTGGGTGCCACAAATGGGAGATGCGGCCGAGGTAATGGCAGGCATCCATCGCAAACCGGGTGTACGCTACTCAGTTCTTACGCCAAATCTCCGGGGCTTTGAAAGCGCCCTTGCAGCGGGCGTTGATGAAGTAGCAGTATTTGGCGCGGCATCCGAATCCTTTAGTCAGAAGAACATCAACTGCTCCATTGCTGAAAGCCTGGAACGCTTCCTGCCCGTAATGAAAGCCGCAAAGAAGCACAACATACCTGTGCGCGGCTATGTGTCCACAGTGCTCGGCTGCCCCTACGAGGGCGATATTGCACCCGAACAGGTGGCGAAAGTCGCAAAAGCTCTGGCCGATATGGGTTGCTATGAAATTTCTCTGGGGGACACCATCGGCACAGGCACCCCGCTGAAAGCCAGGCGCATGGTTGAAGCAGTGGCAAGCCATGTGCCCATTGAGCGCCTTGCCGCACATTTTCACGACACCTATGGCCAGGCACTGGCCAACCTCTATGCGGTACTGGAAGAAGGCATAGCGGTAATTGATGCTTCTGTTGCCGGTCTGGGCGGATGCCCCTATGCCAATGGCGCATCCGGCAACGTGGCAACCGAAGATGTTCTTTACATGCTCAACGGCCTGGACATCCGCACAGGTGTAGACCTGAACAAACTGGTCACCACCGGCAGATGGATCACCGGCCAACTCAATCGACAGAACGGCTCCAAAGTGGGCCAGGCTCTACAATTCTGA
- a CDS encoding peroxidase-related enzyme (This protein belongs to a clade of uncharacterized proteins related to peroxidases such as the alkylhydroperoxidase AhpD.): protein MTNNKNVVALDLPIPDMKDLPDDVRKYFEICIEKLGMVPNVLTAFSQNLKQLDGFTRFYNELMMGESELSKLEREMVAVVVSSENKCFYCLVAHGAAVRVLSGDPALGEHLVMNYRSARLDKRQRAMLDFASILTRSPATVAEAEVQALRDAGFSDRGIWDLSNVIGFYNMSNRVAIASDMRPNPEYHSQSR, encoded by the coding sequence ATGACCAATAATAAAAATGTCGTCGCACTGGACCTTCCGATTCCAGACATGAAAGACCTCCCGGATGATGTCAGAAAGTACTTTGAAATCTGCATCGAAAAACTGGGAATGGTTCCTAATGTTCTCACAGCCTTCAGCCAGAACCTGAAGCAACTGGATGGTTTCACCCGCTTCTATAACGAGTTAATGATGGGCGAGAGTGAACTCAGCAAGCTGGAACGGGAAATGGTTGCTGTTGTCGTCTCATCAGAAAACAAATGCTTTTATTGCCTGGTGGCTCACGGAGCCGCTGTGCGCGTCCTGAGCGGCGACCCGGCGCTGGGCGAGCATCTGGTCATGAATTACCGGTCAGCCCGACTGGACAAGCGCCAGCGCGCAATGCTTGATTTCGCGTCCATCCTTACCCGTTCCCCTGCAACGGTTGCAGAAGCCGAAGTGCAGGCACTTCGGGATGCAGGGTTCAGCGACCGCGGCATCTGGGATCTTAGCAACGTGATCGGCTTCTACAATATGTCCAACCGCGTAGCTATTGCCAGTGACATGCGCCCTAACCCTGAATACCACAGCCAGAGTCGCTGA